The following are encoded together in the Pararhizobium qamdonense genome:
- the aldA gene encoding aldehyde dehydrogenase → MTQYRNFIGGRFVDKAGLAEIEVRNPANGQIFTTVPAADDADVVAAVEAAKRAQKLWRKLPAIQRGDALRKLADAVERHAPTIGEALALESGKSLADATAEAIYGVELMRYHAEWARRIEGEIIESDTPGETLLLKREPIGVVACLIPFNFPIYTLVRKIAPALITGNAVVVRPSNTTPASAFAFAQAVLEAGLPDGLVNIMTMSHDVARTMCTHPAVGMITLTGSVSAGQTVLDYCKTNIAKPSLELGGKSPVIVEPDADLDAVARMVLGAKTAHCGQVCTSAERLYVHASIHDVLVERLRQGFAARRFGDRAIDPEMMGPLANAAARDRIHGMVERAVAEGATVAAGGAVPDGEGYFYPPTLMTGCRQDMEIVREEVFGPVLAVLSYETFDEALALASDHQFGLASVLFSENYRKVMQAASEMEAGELYVNRFPADPYQGYHAGWKKSGLGGDDGKHGMLEFTQTRLVILKH, encoded by the coding sequence ATGACGCAGTATCGCAACTTCATCGGTGGCCGTTTTGTCGATAAGGCCGGCTTGGCTGAGATCGAGGTGCGCAATCCGGCCAATGGCCAGATCTTCACCACGGTTCCGGCCGCGGACGACGCGGATGTCGTAGCGGCGGTCGAGGCCGCGAAACGCGCGCAGAAGCTCTGGCGCAAGCTCCCGGCGATCCAGCGTGGCGATGCCTTGCGCAAACTGGCCGATGCGGTCGAGCGGCATGCCCCGACGATTGGCGAGGCGCTGGCGCTGGAATCCGGCAAGAGCCTTGCGGATGCAACCGCCGAAGCCATCTACGGCGTCGAACTGATGCGCTATCACGCGGAATGGGCGCGCCGCATCGAAGGCGAGATCATCGAAAGCGACACGCCGGGTGAGACGCTGCTGCTCAAGCGCGAGCCGATCGGCGTCGTTGCCTGCCTGATCCCGTTCAATTTTCCGATCTATACGCTGGTGCGCAAGATCGCGCCCGCCCTCATCACCGGCAATGCCGTCGTTGTGCGTCCGAGCAACACAACCCCGGCCTCCGCCTTCGCGTTTGCACAAGCGGTTCTGGAAGCGGGTCTGCCGGACGGGCTCGTCAACATCATGACGATGTCGCACGATGTGGCCCGCACCATGTGCACGCATCCGGCCGTCGGCATGATCACGCTGACCGGCAGCGTTTCGGCGGGCCAGACGGTGCTCGATTACTGCAAGACCAATATTGCCAAACCCTCGCTGGAGCTTGGTGGCAAGTCGCCTGTCATCGTCGAGCCCGATGCCGATCTCGACGCGGTGGCCCGCATGGTTCTCGGCGCAAAGACGGCCCATTGCGGACAGGTCTGCACCTCTGCCGAGCGGCTTTACGTCCACGCGTCGATCCACGATGTTCTGGTCGAGAGGCTGCGCCAGGGCTTTGCCGCCCGCCGTTTCGGCGACCGCGCCATTGACCCCGAGATGATGGGACCGCTTGCCAATGCGGCGGCGCGTGACCGTATTCATGGCATGGTCGAACGGGCCGTGGCGGAGGGAGCGACAGTCGCCGCCGGTGGTGCCGTTCCGGATGGCGAAGGCTATTTCTATCCGCCGACCCTGATGACCGGCTGCCGCCAGGATATGGAGATCGTCCGCGAAGAGGTGTTTGGCCCGGTGCTGGCGGTGTTGTCCTACGAGACGTTCGACGAGGCTTTGGCGCTCGCCAGCGATCACCAGTTCGGGCTCGCCTCGGTGCTGTTTTCGGAAAATTACCGCAAGGTCATGCAGGCGGCGAGCGAGATGGAAGCGGGCGAGCTTTACGTCAACCGTTTCCCGGCCGATCCCTACCAGGGCTATCATGCAGGCTGGAAGAAATCCGGGCTCGGCGGCGATGACGGCAAGCACGGCATGCTCGAATTCACGCAGACGCGGCTTGTTATCCTGAAACATTGA
- a CDS encoding mandelate racemase/muconate lactonizing enzyme family protein: MKIASMKTHVVAVPPPHVGGMYWIFVELETACGISGVGEIYATSFHPSAMVALIDDVFQRYLLDHDPHQIERFWRAAYSSGFTQRPDTTMMGIVSGLEIACWDIIGKAAGRPVSDLLGGTVHEKLRAYTYLYPKNAAGDYDYNDPDLAAEEAIRMVEMGFTAVKFDPAGPYTNYSGHQLSMGVLDRCELFCAKIREAIGSRADILFGTHGQMVPSSAIRLARRLEKYDPLWFEEPVPPGQEAAMAEVARATSIPISTGERLTTKYEFQRVLQLGAAAILQMNVARVGGLLEAKKIAGMAEAFYAQIAPHLYNGPVGAAASIQLSAATPNFLIHEAIMDFGGFHAEVLKTKLQFDDGYLIPSREPGLGIELNLDVIAKNSPYTGDRLHLQMAATPADIKEFMPARG; the protein is encoded by the coding sequence ATGAAGATCGCATCGATGAAAACCCACGTGGTTGCCGTTCCACCGCCGCATGTCGGCGGCATGTACTGGATTTTCGTCGAGCTTGAGACGGCCTGCGGCATTTCGGGGGTGGGCGAAATCTATGCGACCTCGTTTCATCCCTCGGCCATGGTTGCGCTAATCGACGATGTCTTCCAGCGCTATCTTCTCGATCACGACCCCCACCAGATCGAGCGTTTCTGGCGGGCGGCCTATTCGAGCGGCTTCACGCAACGTCCTGATACGACGATGATGGGGATCGTCTCGGGTTTGGAAATCGCCTGTTGGGACATTATCGGCAAGGCTGCAGGCCGGCCGGTTTCCGATTTGCTGGGTGGGACCGTCCACGAAAAGCTGCGCGCCTATACCTATCTCTACCCGAAGAATGCGGCCGGCGACTACGATTACAACGACCCGGATCTTGCCGCCGAAGAGGCCATCCGCATGGTCGAGATGGGCTTTACCGCCGTCAAGTTCGATCCGGCCGGTCCCTATACCAATTATTCCGGCCACCAGCTTTCGATGGGTGTTCTCGACCGTTGCGAACTCTTCTGCGCCAAGATCCGCGAAGCGATCGGTAGCCGGGCGGATATCCTTTTCGGCACGCATGGACAGATGGTGCCGTCTTCGGCGATCCGGCTGGCGCGGCGGCTGGAAAAATACGATCCGCTGTGGTTCGAGGAGCCGGTGCCGCCCGGACAGGAAGCGGCCATGGCCGAAGTGGCGCGCGCCACCTCCATCCCGATCTCGACCGGCGAGCGGCTGACGACGAAATACGAGTTCCAGCGTGTGTTGCAGCTTGGCGCGGCGGCGATCCTGCAGATGAATGTCGCCCGCGTCGGCGGCCTGTTGGAGGCCAAGAAGATCGCCGGGATGGCCGAGGCCTTCTATGCCCAGATCGCACCGCATCTCTATAACGGGCCGGTGGGCGCCGCCGCCAGCATCCAGCTTTCAGCCGCAACCCCCAACTTCCTGATCCACGAAGCGATCATGGATTTCGGCGGCTTCCACGCAGAGGTGCTGAAAACCAAGCTGCAGTTCGACGATGGTTATCTCATTCCCTCGCGCGAGCCGGGCCTCGGCATCGAGCTCAATCTCGATGTGATTGCAAAAAACTCCCCCTATACCGGCGACCGCCTGCACCTGCAGATGGCCGCAACGCCCGCCGACATCAAGGAATTCATGCCCGCCAGGGGCTGA
- a CDS encoding GMC family oxidoreductase yields MIYDFVIIGAGSAGCILASRLSESGRYSVLLIEAGGKDTSFWFKIPIGYAKSYYNPKVNWMYSTEPEAGLDGRRIYVPRGKVQGGSGSINAMVFVRGAADDFDDWEAAGNPGWGADEVLPFFKTLETHANGASPWHGGHGPIHVTPMRGMTHPVTDAYLKGCEELHLPATADFNGASIEGAGVYDINTRNGRRSHSSAEYLHPALKRANVSIVYRSLAQRLVFAPDGRAAGVEVLQDGVKRIFSARREVILSAGAVDTPKLLQLSGIGDGKALNEKGIASRRHLPAVGENLQDHLAASFYYRANRPTLNGVFASLFGQARLGLQYMLTRKGPFAMSVNQAGGFFRGSPAQARPNIQLYFNPLSYRIPVDASASMVPEPYAGFLIAFNSCRPTSRGRIALASGDPATAALIQPNYLSTERDITEVIEGSRLVRRIASAPSLAAIIDAEVSPSPTAASDESLLDYFRANASSIYHLCGSCMMGPDAETSVVDARLRVHGVEGLRIVDASVFPNVTAGNINAPTMMVAEKGAAMILEDAA; encoded by the coding sequence ATGATCTACGATTTCGTCATTATCGGTGCGGGTTCGGCCGGCTGCATCCTTGCAAGCCGCCTCAGCGAAAGCGGCCGCTACAGCGTTCTCCTCATCGAGGCGGGCGGCAAGGACACGTCCTTCTGGTTCAAGATCCCGATCGGGTACGCCAAGAGCTATTACAATCCCAAGGTCAACTGGATGTATTCGACCGAGCCGGAAGCGGGGCTCGATGGGCGCAGGATCTATGTGCCGCGCGGCAAGGTCCAGGGCGGGTCGGGTTCGATCAACGCCATGGTGTTCGTGCGGGGTGCGGCCGATGATTTCGACGACTGGGAAGCAGCGGGGAATCCAGGCTGGGGTGCGGACGAAGTCCTGCCCTTTTTCAAGACGCTCGAGACCCATGCAAATGGCGCCTCCCCCTGGCATGGCGGCCATGGCCCGATCCATGTGACGCCGATGCGCGGCATGACCCACCCGGTCACCGATGCCTATCTGAAGGGCTGCGAGGAGCTGCATCTGCCAGCCACCGCCGATTTTAACGGCGCCTCGATCGAAGGTGCGGGGGTCTACGATATCAACACCCGCAACGGCCGGCGCTCGCATTCCAGTGCCGAATATCTGCACCCGGCGCTGAAAAGAGCCAATGTCTCGATCGTGTACCGTTCCCTTGCGCAAAGGCTGGTCTTTGCGCCGGATGGGCGAGCGGCCGGCGTCGAGGTCCTGCAGGATGGCGTCAAGCGGATATTTTCGGCGCGGCGCGAGGTCATCCTGTCGGCCGGTGCGGTCGATACGCCGAAACTGCTGCAACTTTCCGGCATCGGCGATGGAAAAGCGCTTAACGAAAAAGGTATCGCGAGCCGCCGCCATCTGCCGGCCGTCGGGGAGAACCTGCAGGATCATCTGGCGGCAAGCTTCTACTACCGTGCCAACCGGCCGACATTGAACGGCGTATTCGCAAGCCTGTTCGGCCAGGCGCGGCTGGGACTGCAATATATGCTGACCCGCAAGGGGCCTTTTGCCATGAGCGTCAACCAGGCGGGCGGGTTCTTCCGCGGGTCGCCGGCGCAGGCCCGGCCGAATATCCAACTCTATTTCAATCCGCTGTCCTACCGCATCCCCGTCGATGCCAGCGCGTCCATGGTGCCCGAGCCTTATGCGGGTTTCCTGATTGCGTTCAATTCCTGCCGCCCGACAAGCCGTGGCCGGATTGCGCTGGCCTCCGGCGATCCGGCAACGGCTGCGCTGATCCAGCCGAATTACTTGTCGACGGAGCGCGATATCACCGAAGTCATCGAGGGGAGCCGGCTGGTACGCCGGATCGCTTCGGCGCCGTCGCTGGCCGCCATTATCGACGCCGAGGTCTCCCCGTCGCCAACAGCTGCAAGCGACGAAAGCCTGCTCGATTATTTCCGCGCCAATGCCAGCTCGATCTATCACCTCTGCGGCAGCTGCATGATGGGACCGGATGCGGAGACCTCGGTGGTGGATGCCCGGCTGCGGGTGCACGGGGTGGAGGGCCTGCGCATTGTCGATGCCTCGGTCTTTCCCAATGTCACCGCCGGCAACATCAATGCACCGACGATGATGGTGGCCGAAAAGGGCGCAGCGATGATCCTTGAGGATGCGGCTTGA
- a CDS encoding NAD(P)-dependent oxidoreductase: protein MRYGFIGLGHLGQHLAGSLVREGFPLTIHDRDRSRAEPLLERGALWADSPQALAAGVDAVITCLPSPAISQAVLTGPDGILSGLKAGGTWIEMSTLDQNDIERLAALSAAKGIRMLEAPVTGGVHRAAAGDITVIAGGDRDLFDTHLLALSAMGGEIFHAGPLGKAAVIKVITNMLAFIHLLATGEALMLAKKGGIDLTDAFNIIKASSGNSFVHETEGQVILNGSYNINFTMDLACKDLGFALGFGKQFGVPLDLASHTLQTFIRARSTYGGDAWSSQVVKLLEDAVGTDLRAPGFPAEL, encoded by the coding sequence ATGCGCTACGGCTTTATCGGACTTGGGCATTTGGGCCAGCACCTGGCGGGCAGTCTCGTGCGCGAGGGTTTTCCGCTCACCATTCACGACCGGGACCGCAGCCGTGCGGAACCATTGCTGGAACGCGGCGCGCTGTGGGCCGACAGTCCGCAGGCGCTGGCAGCCGGCGTCGATGCCGTAATCACCTGCCTGCCCTCGCCAGCGATTTCGCAGGCTGTGCTGACGGGTCCGGACGGTATCCTGTCAGGCTTGAAGGCCGGTGGCACCTGGATCGAGATGAGCACGCTCGACCAGAACGATATCGAGAGGCTTGCAGCACTTTCGGCTGCAAAGGGCATCCGTATGCTGGAGGCACCGGTGACGGGCGGCGTCCACCGCGCAGCCGCCGGCGACATCACCGTCATTGCAGGCGGCGACCGCGATCTGTTCGATACGCATCTGCTGGCGCTGAGCGCCATGGGCGGCGAAATCTTTCATGCCGGGCCGCTCGGCAAGGCCGCTGTGATCAAGGTCATCACCAATATGCTGGCCTTCATCCATCTTCTGGCGACCGGCGAAGCGCTGATGCTGGCCAAGAAAGGCGGCATCGACCTGACCGATGCCTTCAACATCATCAAGGCGAGCTCCGGCAACAGTTTCGTGCATGAGACCGAAGGCCAGGTGATCCTGAACGGCAGCTACAACATCAATTTCACCATGGATCTCGCCTGCAAGGACCTCGGCTTCGCGCTCGGTTTCGGCAAACAGTTCGGCGTGCCGCTCGATCTCGCCTCGCACACCTTGCAGACCTTTATCCGCGCCCGCTCGACCTATGGCGGCGACGCCTGGTCGTCGCAGGTGGTGAAGCTGCTGGAAGACGCCGTGGGCACCGATCTGCGCGCTCCAGGCTTCCCGGCGGAGTTGTGA
- a CDS encoding GtrA family protein: MRSNRTFETARIVRFAAVGLLNTALGYTIILAALWFGYGDIVSNSLGYAGGLLLGFILNSRWTFSSGQRPRQGAVFRYALSFTLAYGANLAVISTALSISLTHNPWVHLAGICVYSVLFYLASSRFVFVPAPPRNPSNDTSS, encoded by the coding sequence ATGCGGTCAAACCGGACCTTTGAAACCGCTCGTATCGTGCGGTTTGCGGCGGTGGGATTGCTCAACACCGCGCTTGGATACACGATCATCCTTGCTGCACTCTGGTTCGGCTACGGCGACATCGTGTCCAACAGTCTCGGCTATGCCGGTGGGCTGTTGCTCGGCTTCATCCTCAACAGCCGGTGGACATTTTCAAGCGGGCAGCGCCCGCGACAGGGCGCTGTCTTTCGGTATGCCTTGAGTTTTACCCTAGCCTATGGAGCCAATCTGGCAGTCATTTCGACAGCACTTTCCATCAGCCTCACCCATAATCCATGGGTGCATCTGGCCGGGATCTGCGTCTATTCGGTTCTCTTTTATCTCGCATCATCGCGGTTCGTTTTCGTGCCCGCACCACCACGCAACCCTTCAAACGACACCTCATCTTGA
- a CDS encoding class I SAM-dependent methyltransferase codes for MLEAEFDKFAKEYDQEHAASIRLSGEAPAFFARYKIDDVARVLRQRGDKPLRILDFGAGVGNSLGPMREAFPSSEIVLLDPSSQSLDIARTRFPGQAHCQPFDGRTIPYDGNHFDLVFTACVFHHIPAEFHVGLLTEIARVMKPGGSFFLFEHNPWNPLTLNAVRNCSFDENAVLINAAQMKSRMRKAGFLNTKIVYRIFFPRFLAKLRPLERYLASVPMGAQYFVHAVKPDL; via the coding sequence GTGCTTGAGGCTGAGTTCGATAAATTTGCCAAAGAATACGACCAGGAACACGCTGCCAGCATACGCCTAAGCGGTGAGGCGCCAGCGTTTTTTGCCCGTTACAAGATCGACGACGTAGCCAGGGTTCTGCGACAGCGCGGCGACAAACCACTGCGCATACTGGATTTCGGCGCAGGTGTAGGCAACTCGCTGGGGCCGATGCGTGAAGCTTTCCCCAGTAGTGAGATTGTCCTTCTCGATCCGTCCTCCCAATCGCTGGATATCGCCCGGACGCGTTTTCCAGGCCAGGCGCATTGCCAGCCGTTCGACGGCCGGACCATTCCCTATGACGGCAATCATTTCGATCTGGTTTTCACAGCCTGCGTCTTCCATCACATCCCTGCGGAATTTCACGTCGGGCTTCTCACCGAGATCGCCCGGGTGATGAAGCCAGGTGGAAGCTTTTTCCTGTTCGAACACAACCCTTGGAACCCACTGACCCTCAACGCAGTCCGCAACTGCAGTTTCGATGAGAATGCCGTCCTGATCAACGCCGCTCAGATGAAAAGCCGCATGAGAAAAGCGGGCTTTTTAAACACCAAAATCGTTTACCGGATCTTCTTTCCGCGTTTCCTTGCCAAATTGCGGCCACTGGAACGCTACCTCGCCAGTGTGCCCATGGGAGCTCAGTATTTTGTTCATGCGGTCAAACCGGACCTTTGA
- a CDS encoding glycosyltransferase family 2 protein yields the protein MDIAAKQATELSVVIPCYNERDGIAELHRRVTAACQAQAGSSYEIVLIIDGATDGTREAIFDLSRKDSHIVAIDLSRNYGHQIALSAGLELCRGERILVLDADLQDPPELLGPMMAKMDDGFDVVYGQRLKRDGESLFKRTSASLFYRLLRRMVDIDIAADTGDFRLMSRRAVDHLNAMPERYRFIRGMVTWIGLRQTAFHYHRQARFAGTTHYPLRKMVLLAMDAMTSFSIAPLRFASHLGMIFGLIGLAALVYTIVSWLEGNVIPGWTSLAAIVLILGSVQLLVLGIFGEYLGRMYMETKRRPLYIVNEIVCSDPIAEDTNSHVHRLRTLVSGGARA from the coding sequence ATGGACATTGCGGCGAAACAGGCAACAGAGCTCTCAGTTGTCATCCCGTGCTACAATGAACGGGACGGCATTGCGGAATTGCATCGGCGTGTTACCGCTGCCTGCCAGGCGCAAGCAGGCTCGTCTTACGAGATTGTCCTCATCATCGATGGTGCCACAGACGGTACACGCGAAGCAATCTTCGATCTTTCCCGCAAAGATAGCCATATTGTTGCGATCGACCTATCGCGAAACTATGGCCACCAGATCGCGCTGAGCGCCGGTCTTGAGCTTTGTCGTGGCGAGCGAATTCTTGTCCTCGACGCCGATCTTCAGGATCCGCCCGAATTACTGGGCCCGATGATGGCCAAGATGGACGATGGCTTTGACGTCGTCTACGGCCAACGGCTGAAACGCGACGGTGAGAGCCTGTTCAAACGAACGTCCGCGTCGCTGTTCTACCGGCTTCTGCGGCGGATGGTCGATATCGACATTGCGGCCGATACCGGCGATTTCCGGTTGATGAGCCGCCGTGCCGTCGATCATCTCAACGCCATGCCGGAGCGTTATCGCTTTATCCGCGGCATGGTCACCTGGATCGGCTTGAGGCAGACTGCCTTTCACTATCACCGCCAGGCCCGCTTTGCCGGCACGACGCATTATCCACTGCGCAAGATGGTCCTGCTGGCGATGGATGCGATGACCAGCTTCTCGATCGCCCCCCTGCGCTTTGCCTCGCATCTGGGGATGATATTCGGGTTGATCGGCCTAGCCGCACTTGTTTACACCATCGTCTCCTGGCTGGAAGGCAATGTCATCCCTGGTTGGACGAGTCTCGCCGCAATCGTGCTAATCCTCGGCAGTGTGCAACTGCTGGTGCTGGGTATTTTCGGTGAATATCTAGGGCGCATGTATATGGAGACGAAAAGGCGGCCGCTCTACATCGTCAACGAAATTGTGTGTTCGGACCCGATTGCAGAGGACACGAATTCGCATGTGCACCGCCTGCGGACCCTTGTGAGCGGTGGCGCCCGTGCTTGA
- a CDS encoding ABC transporter permease, with product MMIREGLANRILLWAITIAGLIVIYAPPLYLLAVSFNPALQPGLPRLSDLSLTWYAALPNDRALVGALQQSLMIATITAVLATGMSLLAALAYFELRAQRTAWFLTVILPMFVPGVIQGLALSAVFTRSGIKASSLTVIAGHLLWAMPFAFIVILTSFATVRRSYLTAAADLGATWWRQFADITLPLIRPGLVSAFIFSFLLSLNEFTRAFYLAGRQNTLPVVLFGKMNSGASPVIYAMSGAIFLVSVACVALASLHFMLRRN from the coding sequence ATGATGATCCGCGAAGGATTGGCCAACCGTATCCTGCTCTGGGCGATCACCATCGCCGGGCTGATCGTCATCTATGCGCCGCCGCTCTATCTGCTCGCGGTATCCTTCAATCCGGCCCTGCAGCCCGGCCTGCCGCGCCTGTCGGATCTCAGCCTTACCTGGTATGCGGCACTGCCGAATGACCGTGCGCTGGTCGGAGCCCTGCAGCAATCGCTGATGATTGCAACAATAACTGCGGTGCTGGCGACCGGCATGTCGCTTTTGGCAGCGCTTGCCTATTTCGAATTGCGGGCGCAGCGGACGGCCTGGTTCCTGACGGTGATCCTGCCGATGTTCGTGCCGGGGGTCATCCAGGGGCTGGCGCTGTCGGCCGTTTTTACCCGCAGCGGCATCAAGGCCTCGAGCCTGACGGTGATCGCCGGTCATCTTCTGTGGGCAATGCCCTTCGCCTTCATCGTCATTCTCACCAGCTTCGCCACCGTGCGCCGGTCCTACCTGACCGCCGCAGCCGATCTCGGCGCGACCTGGTGGCGTCAGTTCGCCGATATCACCTTGCCGCTGATCCGCCCCGGTCTCGTCAGCGCCTTCATCTTTTCCTTCCTGCTGTCGCTCAACGAATTCACCCGCGCTTTCTATCTCGCCGGCCGCCAGAACACCTTGCCGGTGGTCCTGTTCGGCAAGATGAATTCCGGCGCTTCTCCGGTGATCTATGCCATGTCCGGCGCCATCTTCCTGGTCTCGGTAGCCTGCGTCGCCCTGGCCTCGCTGCATTTCATGCTGCGCCGGAATTGA
- a CDS encoding ABC transporter permease: MTGSRLPISPVLITPPLLVILALGLAPLTIVVVWSFWSWDPSTYWIKPDLSLTGYAGILEAGRWTVIISTLVKAFGTALLCLLIAYPTAYAVHFLAGKRLSILLLALITIPFFTSYLIRSFSWRLVLGRTGVLNTWLQDLGIIGAPLDWLLFSNFAVVVGLVASHLPFATFPLLLSMRRVDPTFLAAAQDLGAGFWKSLTSILLPLTMSGIFAGFLFVFVMVVGSSTEVQMLGGAGASIVSVMINDVMRVANYPLAFAISTIVLIVIFGLVLIGNRVFGLASLFEDQSP; the protein is encoded by the coding sequence ATGACCGGATCGCGCCTGCCCATTTCACCTGTTCTGATCACGCCGCCGCTCCTGGTGATCCTGGCGCTGGGACTGGCGCCGCTGACCATCGTCGTCGTCTGGAGTTTCTGGAGCTGGGATCCCTCGACATACTGGATCAAGCCGGACCTCAGCCTCACAGGCTATGCCGGCATATTGGAAGCCGGGCGCTGGACGGTCATCATCTCGACCCTGGTCAAGGCCTTCGGCACCGCACTCTTGTGCCTGCTCATCGCCTATCCAACCGCCTACGCCGTGCATTTCCTCGCAGGCAAAAGGCTCAGCATCCTGCTTTTGGCCCTGATCACCATTCCCTTCTTCACATCCTATCTGATCCGGTCCTTCTCCTGGCGTCTGGTCCTGGGCCGCACCGGCGTGCTCAACACCTGGCTGCAGGATCTGGGGATCATCGGTGCACCGCTCGACTGGCTCCTGTTCAGCAATTTTGCCGTCGTCGTCGGTCTTGTCGCGTCCCATCTGCCATTCGCGACCTTTCCGCTCCTCTTGTCGATGCGCCGCGTCGATCCGACCTTTCTTGCCGCAGCCCAGGACCTCGGCGCCGGGTTCTGGAAAAGCCTGACCAGTATTCTGCTGCCGCTGACAATGTCTGGGATCTTTGCGGGGTTCCTGTTCGTCTTTGTCATGGTGGTGGGCTCGTCCACCGAGGTGCAAATGCTCGGCGGTGCCGGTGCGTCGATCGTCTCGGTGATGATCAACGATGTCATGCGCGTCGCCAATTACCCGCTGGCTTTTGCCATCTCCACCATCGTCCTGATCGTGATCTTCGGTCTCGTGCTGATCGGCAACCGTGTTTTCGGTCTTGCCTCGCTGTTTGAGGATCAGTCGCCATGA
- a CDS encoding ABC transporter substrate-binding protein, producing MTKHSRPFSPRAHSNVQRRDFLKLMGAGGIALSAGGLGFASRLAAQDAATVAFWATATLDIGDKWPEFAKQAGVTPEFTDNGNDLGPVIARLAAGNANDLFDIGGFQGGAEKELARQGVIIPWDTAKIPNYESLWQWAKDIPYLKHDGKQYGIPAVVNADSIIYRPDKLGKIDSYGAIFDPKLKGRVAMEDAWINSAIFTAMYLKESENQPIADPGNLSESELGLVMEFLIKHKSDGQFRTFWNGWEQGVQLVADQEVDAMTGWEPIVYEGRKRGLQVEYAAPVEGYEGWGNNMVLLKGAGDRGVADTAHKFVDGLLGGFYGCELGQARGYLVPTDNNGVYAKAHPDEYKPGEVEKLAEHVKAKFAGKIYWQNARPDNFQLYEEWWQKLRNA from the coding sequence ATGACCAAGCACAGCAGACCATTTTCACCCCGGGCACACAGCAATGTGCAGCGCCGTGACTTCCTCAAGCTGATGGGGGCAGGCGGGATCGCGCTGTCTGCCGGCGGCCTGGGTTTTGCCTCGCGCCTTGCGGCCCAGGATGCAGCAACAGTTGCGTTTTGGGCGACGGCGACGCTGGATATCGGCGATAAATGGCCGGAATTTGCCAAGCAGGCCGGTGTGACGCCGGAATTCACCGATAATGGCAACGATCTCGGCCCGGTCATTGCCCGGCTTGCCGCCGGCAATGCCAACGATCTCTTCGATATCGGCGGCTTTCAGGGCGGCGCCGAAAAGGAACTGGCGCGTCAGGGCGTGATCATCCCCTGGGATACGGCCAAGATCCCCAACTACGAAAGTCTTTGGCAATGGGCCAAGGACATTCCCTATCTCAAGCATGACGGCAAGCAGTACGGCATTCCGGCCGTCGTCAATGCCGACTCGATCATCTACCGGCCCGACAAGCTCGGCAAGATCGACAGCTATGGCGCGATCTTCGATCCGAAACTGAAGGGCCGCGTGGCGATGGAGGATGCCTGGATCAACAGCGCTATCTTCACCGCCATGTATCTCAAGGAAAGCGAAAACCAGCCGATCGCCGACCCCGGAAATCTGTCGGAATCCGAACTCGGCCTGGTGATGGAATTCCTGATCAAGCACAAGTCCGACGGCCAGTTCCGTACGTTCTGGAATGGTTGGGAGCAGGGCGTCCAGCTGGTGGCCGATCAGGAAGTGGATGCGATGACCGGCTGGGAGCCGATCGTCTATGAGGGCCGCAAACGCGGACTTCAGGTGGAATATGCAGCACCGGTCGAAGGCTACGAGGGCTGGGGCAACAATATGGTCCTGCTGAAAGGTGCTGGCGACCGCGGTGTTGCCGACACCGCGCACAAGTTCGTCGATGGCCTGCTTGGCGGCTTCTACGGTTGCGAACTCGGCCAGGCGCGCGGCTATCTGGTGCCGACTGACAACAATGGTGTCTACGCCAAGGCCCACCCGGACGAATACAAGCCGGGAGAGGTCGAGAAGCTGGCCGAGCATGTGAAGGCGAAATTTGCCGGCAAGATCTACTGGCAGAATGCCCGTCCGGATAATTTCCAGCTTTACGAAGAATGGTGGCAGAAGCTGCGCAACGCCTGA